From Falco naumanni isolate bFalNau1 chromosome 4, bFalNau1.pat, whole genome shotgun sequence:
CAACCCCAGGCTGGTGCAATTTGCTTGACATCCTGCTTGCACCAGGACGGAGTTTGGCTCCGAAGTAGCTCCGAGGTGCACAATTTGCCCCGCCAGCCTCCAGCCCTGTCTGGCCGCTCTGTCCCAGCTCCCAAAGCTTGCGGGGCATGCGAGGGGCCGACGCTGCACCGGGCTGTGACACAGCACCAAGGAGGGAGCCCCCCGGGCTCGCCGGTGCTTCGGGAAGGTGCGGAGCTGTTTCCCAAGCTCGGCCGGACCCCAAGCAGCACCCGCCTGCGAGGGTTTCTGCCCACACCCATCGCAGGGAGGGTGAGAGGGTTGCACAACGGCCAGGGACAGAGGAGGCGGCTGCGCTGGGAACCCAGCCTCCAGGCTAGGTCCTTGCCTCTCTCCTCAGCGCAGCCCCGTTGTTGAGACTGGGAAACTGGGATGGGAACTGGGAGATGGAGCCATCCCACGCACAGTGTGCCTCTCCCCGTGGCACCTGTGATACTCTTTCCCAAAGAAAGGAATTTCCCAAATCCTGTTGTCACACCCTGAAATGTCACTGCAGACAGTGAGCAGAGGGCAGCGGCCCCCATGCTCCAGCATGGTGCAGGTGATGAGGAGGAGCTCCGGTGCATCCAGGGATGCTCCTATTGTGATGTTGCTCCTGCAAGTAACCAGATGTCTTGGTTTCAGCCGGGAtagcattaattttcttcttagtagctggtgcagtgtttgtatttggtgtgagaacaatgttgctaacacactgatgtttttaattgttgctaagtaatgtttattttatgtcaagaacctttcagtttctcaggccctgccagtgaggaggctggaggggcacaagactttgggagggggcacagccagagcagctgccttgaactagccaaagggctattccgTACCATGGGCCACCATGCCGAGgatataaactggggggggggttggtcAGGCCCTGTCGATCGCTGCTCGGGGGCTGGCggggcatcggtcagcgggtggtgagcaactgtactgtgcatcacttttctccattccctttggatttcattccccgccccttctccctccttcccattATAATTGTTATAATAGATATtagtgggtttatttttttcccaattaaattgttcttatctcaaccctcaagttttacattccttcctgattctcctccccatgccttggggtgggggcaggggggagtgagcgagtggctgtgtggtacttagttaccaaCTGGGCTTAAAACAGAGTATTAGCAAAAATTTGCAAATTACAGGCAAGTGCAGCTCTGACAGAGTGGCAGTGCGATAACAAACTGAGAAATCCTGATTTTTCCTACTAATTCACAGAAATTCTCCAGACTAGACAAATAGGTGGAGGGGCAGGATTTTTAAGCCTGGAAGCAGGAAGTTTTGCAGCATGGGAACTGGGAGGCAGTGAGGTGTGTAAGCCCAGGCCAGAGCAGGGAAAGACCTCAGGGTTCACCCGTTGGTGCCCACACTGTACAGCAGTGCCATGAGCTGTCTGACGTGATGCAGTGGCAGCACAGTCCAGGTGGCAGGAAAATGGAACAGGGACAGAACACGGTGTTAGTGATATTCCCAAGGAGGAGGTGGGTATTGTTTCAGTGGTGTATTTTTGAGGTATAAACCAAAAAGTCATGTGGTTTGAGAATCCCACACACAGACTTCATGACTGTTTGCTTGCATGTGTCTTAAGTCCCTCTGGACTGAAGTGTCTACTGCAGCTCTGCCGGAGGAAGAGGGgtgtttcacagaatcacagcacagtcggggtgggaagggaccgGTGGAGCCCACCCAGCCCgacccctgctccagcagggtcCCCCAGcgcaggctgcacagagccgCGTCCAGGCGGGTtgtgaatgtccccagagaaggagacgCCACAGCCTCTCCCGGCAGCCTGTCCCggtgctccatcaccctcagggtaaagaggttcttcctcatattcaggtggaacttcttgtgctgcactttgtgcccgttgccccttgtcctgccactgggcaccaccaagaagagcctggccccggcCTCTTGGCACTCGTCTTTAAGGCATCTGTAGACATCGATGAGATTATGGGGTTCCCCCAGCAGTGTCCACCCCAGCAGACACAGCATTACTTCACCCTAACGTCAGGGGTGCATCCTGGGGTCTGAGGCACCTGAAGTCCATTTCCCAGCTGTTCTGCATGCCTTTTGTAAGTCTTTGGGACAGGTTTTCTCTGTGGTCTCTCTGAGTGTTGGCTCTTTTAGAGGGGATCCAAACCCCTGTGGCAGTGCAAAGCAGTAATAGCCATGATGATAGTTCCTGGCATTGTTGTTGCTTGGTCCAGCTAAATGGGGAGACATCACAGAGTTGGTAAAAACAGTAATTATCCACTGTCCTCCTATTTTTTTACCAAGTATTGCAAATGGCCTGGGGGTTGTGGGGCAGCTTGGAGGTGGGGACAGTGCTCACCTGGCCGAAGGCGGCCCCATTTCCCCGCATCCCACCCCAGGCACATCCCCGCTGCCTCCCCCCCTTCTCCCTGGGGCTGTAGCCAGACCCATTCCCACCCTGTGCTTCCAAGGCAGTGGCTCCAAGGGAAATGATGCCGAGTGTATCTGCTGGGAGAAGCGGGTCTGAAGGGCACTGGCTCTCTGCAGGTGATGGCGGACAAATACCTTCCCTGCCACACAGCCCAGCTTCCCTATCAGCAAGGTCGAAGAGGGACCTGCGAGGTGCCTCCCGATCTGCTTTGAGATAAGAGCCCGGTGTTGTTATATGGTTACACTGCATAAAGATGCCAGTATCCACAGCTAATTACTGCAGGGCAAAGATAATTActtgcagagcagaaagaacAAGCCATTCTGGACTGAGGAGTCCCTGAGCGGGCTAACAAACCCCGTATTCAGAGAATCCGAAGGAACCTGCCTGGGTGTTAAACCAGGTACAGACCGTTGTGAGGTGAATTCCAGGGAGAATggttggattttctttttcaatcaCTGACTGGCTGATAAAATATTAAGGTGCAAACTACACGGCTTGCAAGGCCCTTGCCATGCAGAAAGCTCAAGGGAGACAGGCCAATAGTCGTGCCGCACCACGAAGATAATCACTAGTAAAAGAGAAACACTGCAAATATGAGAGAATCTGTCTTACGCTGAGGATGTACCACGCATGACCCGGTGTGCCAGCCCCACGCGTCTCTCTCTGCCTGGGTGCTATTCCCGTGCACTCTCAGGGCAGGGGCAAACCTACGTGCACCTTGTTCTGGAAGagcctccttcccctgctgcttttTGGGAGCCCCCAGACAACACCTCCTGCTCCAGGCACTCCTGCCAGATGCCTGGAGGGAGGCTGGTGGCACCCAAAGCCTTGGGGCTCCGTCTTGTCCCAAAACGGGACAAGCTGCCTGGTGGTCGTGCATCCTTTGGACAAGAGTGGCGGAGCCCGGGCGGGAGGCAGCGCCCAGATCAGGACCACTTTGCCCGGGGACTCCAGCCCCCTTCAGGCTCTCCTTCTGCAGAGATACTTGCTCCTGCTCCCAGTTCCCCCTCGCCGGGCtccccccgggacccccaggCCGGGCGCTGCCCGCATGGCCGGGGCGATGCTGCCCTCTGCCGGCATCGACGGGCTCTGCAGCGGGGGCGCCGGCGGGGGGCTCGGGGCAGGCGGGCCGCGGGGGGCCAGCACATCAGGCCCTGCAAGTTTTAGATCCTCCATTGCCACCAGcgaaacaaaccaaccaaaatcaCGGGAATTTCCTTCTAAAGGCTACCGAGGACCCTGTTACCCTCGGCCGCCGCCTCCTGGGGGGGCTGTTGGGGTGCACGTGGGCACTTGGGGTTTTGCTTTCCCCGTAGAAGCCTTACCGGCCTGTACACCTTCAGGGAAATCGCCTGATCACATCCTCCAGCTATGGGAGATCACTGGACATCCCCAAACCGCTCTGAAAGTCTCTGGAGCAAGGCGCCTCGGTGGGCCAGGGGCCCAGCGCTCTTGGGggcttctgcagctcctgccccgccccccccccaggagaAGCTGTTGCAGCTGATTTGGTAGAGCCATCTCTCTCCTGCTACTGCATCCCAGTATGTCCCAGCAGGACTGGCTGCTGGGGATCTACAGCCACCAGATCTGGGGGAATCTTGTTCCTGTTTCAAGGACAGGAGAGTGACGGAAGGTCCCTGTGGCACAGACAGCAGCAACCAGCAGGAACCTCTTTGTAGAGGATCCACTCCCGAGTGGCTCGGAGTGAAGCATTTAAAGCAGTGCGAAACGCCAGCAGATAATGCTGTGTTGTATAATGGACAGATAATACGTTATTCCAAGCATCTGCGCTCCAGCTGAAAAGCTCCAGACCTGAATTTCAACCCATGTCAGCGTTTACAGCCCAGCCTTCCAGTTGCTGTCACTTGCCCAGTAAATTACCGGCTTCGTGTTAATCTGCCCAAAGACAGAAAATCGAGATCAGTTGAAATGCATCTACCAGACATCAAATACCAGACGCAGCTTTAAAATCAATTCGGTGAAATCAGAGCagggtttttgtcttttaagcCAAACATAAAGCCCAGCTCCCGAGGGAGCCCAGCCCACGGGAGGGGAGATAAAGCCACCCTGGGACGAGCGAGGGACACACACCATTGTTTGCTACAAAGAGCAGGAAACGAGCCTGCAAGAGGACATGAAAGAGACcttaaaacaaatgcagagcAGCGAGGGGGGACCGCGCCGCTCATCCCCCTGCTGTTCTGCGCTGGGGctgcccgctgctgctgctgctgctctgcccggGGGCTgcttgctggagctgctgctgctgctgctgcagccggcgggggggggctcgGAGGGGGCAAGTCCGGAGACCCCCCGGCTGCCGGGacctgctttcccccccccagcaggtccAGGGGAAGCCGAGAAGGGCCAGACAAGCCTGTGTTCACCCTGCAGAGGGTCCTGGTTATGGCTGGACTCGATGGTCCTAAAGGTGTTTTCCATCCTAATGGGTCCTGTGATCCTATGACCCACTTGCTGCGTCACCCGTGGGGATGCCAGGCTCGTCCCAGCGGGGGCTGCTCTGTCCCCAGTGCACCCGCACATGCCTGGTCCCCCATGGCTTGTGCCCACCTCCGCGCAGCCTTGGCACTGGGGGTTTCGGGGGGAGCACCTTAGGGGCACACTGAGGAGAGGGGGGGGCTCCTTAGGGTACACTGAGGGGGGGGAGCTCCTTAGAGcacaccggggggggggggggggggggttgtgcCCCATTGACTGCTTGCCAGTTCCCTCTGGAGCACCGGGAGCTCCCTGGCACGCAGCTGGGCTGGTGGAGCTGAGCTGTGGGTggacagggagcagggcaggtcGCGAAGATGCAGAAAATGCTCCAGCGTCCAAGGcagtttttctttatgtttaGCCCCTCTGGCACTTAAACCCCTCTGCTGAAGGACACCGTTGCGTTTGCTGCTCCTCCTAAAGCCCCcgctggagccagctggcagaGGTTGCCTGCAGCGTGCCAGGAAGCCATTTCCCCCATCCCAGGgaagccagcagctgccagagggGACAGTCGGGGACTCTGAGGCTGGTCCTGCGAGCCCTCGCGTTCCTGTTTACTCGGAGCCTTGGTCCTGGATCACAGGGATTTCTCTGGGTATTTTTTAAGATCATTTCTAATGAAGTCATTGGCAGCAGTGCCCACATCCTGCAGgaatcctcctcctcctgcgcAGGATCCCTGGGAGCTGTGGCATCATATCACAGCGGAGGACCCTCCTGAGCACCGTTGCAGCGAGTCCCACCAGCTCCATTGCACCGCTAAATGCAGCTGGGGTCgatggtgctgctggggctgatgTCACTACTGGGGTCAATGGCGCTGCTGGAGCCAATGGCACCACTGGGGTCGATGGCGCCGCTGGGGCCGATGGTGCCACTGGGGTCAATGGTGCCGCTGGGGTCGATGGCACCACTGAGGCCGATGTCACCACTGGGGCTGATGGTGCCACTGGGGTTGATGGTGTCGCTGGGGCTGATGGCACCACTGAGGCCAAGGTCACTACTGGGGCTGATGGCACCCCTGGGGCCGATGTCACCACTGGGGCTGATGGCTCCACTAGGGCCAATGTCGCCACTGGGGCTGATGTCACTGCTGGGGCCGATATCACCGCTGGGGCCCAGCGTGCCTGCAGCCGTGATCCTGgcaggctgtggctgccctgCTCACCCTCGCCTGGCCCGGCACATGGCAGCGGCattcccagctccccagctctgcacctggAGCGCAGCCCTGCCCGGAGGAcgaggggagggaaaagcacCAGGGCAGCCTTCACAGCGCCGGGGCTTCCCACGGCTCTCCTGGTCACCCCGAGTGCGCCCAGCACCCCGATGGCAACAGCAGCACGGTGGGCAGGAGAAGCCTCAGCAGCGGCACAAGGAGCCTGGCATGTGGATGGGaacgtggggctgggggtgggaacgtggtgctggggatgggaatgtggggctggaggtgggaatgtggggctggaggtgggaatGTGGTGCCAGGGGTGTCTGGGAATGGGAACGTGGTGCCGGGACAGTCATGCCGGGACGGGAACGTGGCGCCCGGGAAGGGACCCGCGGCGCTGGGGGCGGGAACCCGGCGCTcaggaccgggaccgggaccggcgTCCCGGGGCGGGGCCTCaccggggcggggcggggccggcggggggcgctgccgggcggggggcgctgtGTGCGCGTGGCCGGGTGCTGCCGGCAGGGGGGCGCGGCGCGCGCCGCCTTTGTTGCCGTTGGCGCCTTCccgggcgcgggcggcggcggcgcgcgcgggcgcgggcgggaggcggcgggcgcggggcggggcggcgggagcggcgcggcgcggggagctcggggcggcgcggcgggctcGGGGGCTCGGGGCGGCGGGAGGATGGAGATGAAGAAGCGGCTGACGCTGGAGCTGCGCAACAAGAAACCGAGCGAGGTAACGCTGCCGGGGAGCGCGTGGCGCGGGCGGGGGACCGGGCCGGCACGTGCTGCGGGGGGTCAACGGGaagggggggggcggccccgcgggcggggggggtcCTGCACGGTGAGGGGGGAgggtttggggtgggaggggtgcagcgcgcggcggcggggacacccccccacaccccctcccgtaccccccctccccggcatGGCGGCGCGCACgtgcgcggcggggcccggcccgaGGCGGCGGCGACCGGTCGCGGCCCGTCCGGTCCCGCagcggggggcggtgggggggagggcggccgggctgggccgggccgcgccgtgCCGGTTCGCGCCGCGCCGGAGCCGCCTGGCCTGGCCGGTGCGGCCCTGCGGAGCCATGGCGGCTCGGCCATGTTAGCGGCCGCCTGGgcctgccccggcccgccccgccggggcccggGCTCCCCGCTGGGGCCTGGCCGGGCCCGGCGCTCGCTCCAGGGGCCGCCTGTCAGCGCCGGTGCGCGGCCCGAGCGGCGCCTCCCGGGCCGGAGCTGGGTGCCGGGCCGCGGGtcccgggctgggggggcgccgagccccccggggccgccTCAGCCGCCCGCTCCCCTCAGCGCAGCCCtaggccgggccgggggcttCGCACCTTCCCCGGGCGCTGCGCCGCGGCCCTCGGCCCGGCTCGGCCCTTACCTGGGCCGCCCTGCAGGGAGGCGGCTGGCGGCTGTCACTCGCTTCGGGGACAGGCCGCTGTGGCGTGGCAGCGCCGGGCCTTAGGAAAAATGGGTTGTGAGAGGAGCTTTTGGTAGAGATCAAAGGTGCTTCGTGGACGGCCAAGGGGGTTGCAGGCTGAGAACGCCCGAGGAGCCCAGGGGTCCCCCCGAGGACTTGGTTTGACACCAGGACCCGGAGCGAGTCGGGTCACGGCCCGGTGCCCCGGGACCAACGGCGGCTGCGAGACGCTGTCCCGGCTGCTCGTCCTGCTGGAGCCGGGGCAGGGATCTGCTCCAGCTTCGGGCTGCCTCAGCCAGGTCGGTTCATAACCTGGCACCATTCTGGCCTCTGTGCCCACCGCGGCGGagcgccggccccggcccccttTACGCCCGCCGTGGTCGGTTCAGCTGGAGGCTTGTCTGGGGCGCTGAGAGCAAAGCGAGCTCGGCCGCGGAACTCCTGGCCCAGCCTGTTTGCTGCTCAACTCGGAGCCCTGACCAGCGATGCCACTTCTGGAGTTTTAAGCGTTAATTCGTTCGGAGCTTGTGCTGCAAAGACAGCATGGCAGCCCTGAAACTGCTGCCAGTAAGGCGAAGTGATTTTAGAACGACTTCCTAATAGTTGGCTGATCTGAGCGAGAGAGGTAAAACGGGAGTGCTGCGAAGGAGGAATTTGGAGAGCATCACAAGCCTTCTGGCCAAGGCTGATTTTTGCATCTTGCTGTGAAGAATGTGCGGGGTAAAAGCAAGTTTTGGAAGTGGGCTGTGAGAGCTGGGGCTTGAGTACTCCCTGCGCTttgggggagaggaggatgcCAGGTACATTCACTCTCCAGATTTTTAATGGGGAGCAGTTCTGTGCTGGTCTTTGTGGTCCTGATGCCACAGAGGGGTTGATTTCTGTGCTGAATTACCAGGTAGCGATGGCTTCTGTGCGTGTAGCGTGTGCTGGGCGAAATACTAGATGCCGTCAGTGGTCCTGAATCAGGAGCCTGAGGCTCTCATCTGCTTAAAAGACCTGCCTAGGCAGATGTGTCACCTCTGCATGGAGGCTGTCACAGGGAAACGAATCCTCTGGAGGCAGGTTTTCCAGCACCCTGGTGGCGAGGGGGGAAAAGTTGAACAGGACAAAACCAGATGACCTTGTTCAGTCTCTTGTTAGTGAAGCCTGAAGCGTGACTGAAAGCTTTTTGATGCCTTGTGCATGAAACATTTTGATGCAACCTCATGGTTTGACCTCTTGATGCATCTCAGTGGAGAAGGTGGACCTTGGTTGGAGCCACAGGGGGTGGGCTGGTGCAGCGGTCGCACGTTGCATGGCTCGTGCTTAAAGGGTGAAACCTTAACCGCCATGAGGGATTCTCACCTTGTGCCCTCACAAAAGTTACTTGGCTTTAAGATCTTGTGTGTCCCTTTGTGTGAGTAAGGAGGACCTTCAGACACACCTGCTGCTTTGAAGTGTCAGTCGCTCTGCCTGATGTCAGCTTGATGGACTCGGAGGTGAGACTTAGTTGGGTGTGATGACAACTGCTGGGTGTCCTTGTTGGCAGGTGAAGGAGCTGGTTCTTGATAACTGCCGTTCAGACGATGGGAAGATCGTTGGTCTCTCTTCAGATTTCGAGAACCTGGAGTTCCTCAGCATGATCAACATCAACTTGCTGTCTGTCTCCAATCTCCCCAAACTCAACAAACTTCGGAAGGTGAGTCAGACCTGTGGTCCCATCTCCGGCAGTCCTTGCTCTGAGCCTTCTGCTGCCCTGTCCCTTGtgacatttgtttttattgtatttgccATAAAAAGGCcgtttgattttgttttttcctctgtagcCAACAATCTGAGCAAGTGAGAGAGGTTGTTTTTTAGTAAGcaacaaaatgcttttgagCTTATTGTATGTTCATTGtcctttctctcttgcttttgctgttgtgcTACTGTCAGAAGCTGCAGTAacatcataaatattttggattttaGAGCATGTACCCCTGCGTCCTGCAGTACAGAGATGGCTGGGAGTGCTGCATTACCATGGGAAGGGGGTTTCAAGTGAAAACTTGGAACTGCTGCTGTATGGTGTGGTCTAACGAACAGGGTCTGGAACGTGGGTGCTTGTTGTATTCCGGTTCTCTGGGCAGTTTTATTCCCCATGTCGTGAGCTGAAACGCATTGTGACCGTGTGATATTCCCtcctggcagctggagctgagtGATAACAGGATTTCTGGTGGCCTTGAAGTTCTAGCAGAGAGAACTCCTAACCTGACACACTTGCATCTAAGCGGCAACAAGATCAAAGACATCAATACCCTGGAGCCCTTGGTGAGTGGAAGGCTGTGCTGGAGTCTAAGGGATGACGTTGTTTCCTTTGGGGAGTGTGTCTGTGCAGCAGAAGTCCAACGTCTTGGTAACTGTTCCAACAGCACTTCGTGGTTCTGATGGGAACAGATGAGTGGGTCCAATTTGAGGCTGGGCTAATAGTTATTGGCTCCTCTGTCTGGAAAACCAGCAGCCAGTTGCTAAAAGAAGCATGAAATTGGGCTGGATGAGTAAAACTGTGGATGCAGTGCTCAGTGTCCATCTGAGAAAGGACCGTTAATGGGTCGGATGCAGTTTGAGGTAGGTGGCACCTGGGGTGTCATGGAGATGAGTTGCTTGGACACCAGTGAGGGTGTCCATCATGTCAGTCCAAAGGCGCTGTTGTGCTGGTTGGGACTCTCTTGCCCTGGTTGCTGTCACAGCATGCATTGCAGGGGGTTCCCGTTGCATCTGAACTGCCCCAAAGAAGGCTCTTGCCTTGTAATCCTGACTCTGTAGCTGAAAGGTCTGGTCTGGGGCATTTGCCTCACTCGTTAGCTGTTTCCTTTGGTCCTTCCATCCCCTCCAGAAAGAGCCTGAAagtgttttcctcctccttcgCTTGACCTGGTGCACAGTGTGATGGCCTGAGCGGGAGAGCTGCTGTGGCCATGCCGAGAGGCACGTGGGCACAGTCTGCGGGTCTCCCTGTGTTGCGCTGTTGGGTGTTTTGCCTGACGTTTTGGGCAGGATGAGCCTGGCTCAGtgattttttcctgctgggggagctgggctttCTGTGCTTGTTGCCTGCCCTGTTCAGAAGGGAGTAAGATTTGCAAATGGTTTCTTAGGAGCTGGCTCTGCGGAGGGGAAACTAGGACAGAGGAGCTGAAAAGAAATGGTTGCCCACAGTTAGCACGAGCAGTAACTTCTTGCCATGTGAGGAGCACATGGCGCAAATAATGCATGCAAAGACACTTCTGTACTAGTTCTGGGTAGCAACCCAGCTGTCTTCTGATGGCTGCCTGATCTTCAAACAGTGTCAGCTTGTAAATAACCTAGTGACTTgatctttgcagaaaaagtTGCCAAACCTCCATAGTCTGGACCTCTTCAACTGTGAGGTGACAATGCTCATCAACTACCGGGAGAGCGTGTTCACCCTTCTGCCCCAGCTCACCTACCTAGATGGGTTTGATGCTGATGACCAGGAAGCACCAGACTCAGACCCTGAGGCAGACGGGGATGGACTGGAAGATGAGTATGAGAATGGGGAAGGTGAGGATTTTCTCCTCTTGATTTTCTTGCTGGCGAACAACCCCTTTTACCCTTCTGCGTGGTCATGCTTCTAAATAAATGACAATTATAACTTGCTGCTGCAGTAGGAGCTGTGTGGGTAACCCCGCTCCCTCCTTTGGCAGGCTCTGTAAGAAAGGAGACTTGCTGCAGGCTGATGGGGCTTGTTGCAGGCGCTCCTTGTGCGTGCTTGTTCTGTGGGGTTTCCTGCCCTGCTCATGTAGTGAGTATTTGGGAACCGTAACGCTTACCTGCCTCTCCTTTTGGTAGAaggtgaggaagaggatgatGACGATGAGGAAGATGATTTGGATGAAGAAGTCATTGATGAtgaagaagatgaagatgatgatCTGGAAGGTGAAGAGGAGGAGGACGGAGTAGATGATGAGGTGAGGCTTTCTGTCATCGGTATAAGCCTGCAGCACCACGTTACTGTGTTTGGTGCTGCGTTTGTCCCTTAATCCGGTGACCCATCTGGCCAGGTGTCACAGATGCGCCTCTGTGGGCAGATCTGAGGCGTGCTGCCCTGCGCTCTGCCTTTTTCCCCTGCACCTTGTGACTCGTGGCCCACAAGTGTTTGCCAGTTCACACTTGTTTATTGCTCGGCCCGGTACTTCTGTGGCTTCAAGTGCTACGGCTGTACAGCCCCCTTCGTAGGGGTGCGAGAAGCTGTTTAGGAACTGCCGGCTCCTCCCCACTCAGCTTGTATCTGCTGTCCTGAGGCTAGAGTAGGGCGGGAGCAGAGGTGAAGGGAGATGTTGCTGTAGAATTACACCTTGCCCATGGGATCTCAGTTCTTGCAACAAAGAATCTTGTTTTGACTCCAGGAAGAAGATGAGGAGGAAGATGGTGAGGACGATGAAGAAGATGAAGCTGATGACGGTGAGTTGAGTCCTGACAAACTTAAGTGCTTGCAAAGCTGTCTCAACAGTCGCTCTCAGATTTTGTAGAG
This genomic window contains:
- the LOC121087366 gene encoding acidic leucine-rich nuclear phosphoprotein 32 family member B isoform X1, giving the protein MEMKKRLTLELRNKKPSEVKELVLDNCRSDDGKIVGLSSDFENLEFLSMININLLSVSNLPKLNKLRKLELSDNRISGGLEVLAERTPNLTHLHLSGNKIKDINTLEPLKKLPNLHSLDLFNCEVTMLINYRESVFTLLPQLTYLDGFDADDQEAPDSDPEADGDGLEDEYENGEEGEEEDDDDEEDDLDEEVIDDEEDEDDDLEGEEEEDGVDDEEEDEEEDGEDDEEDEADDDLPRGEKRKRNLEDEGEEDPEDEEDDEDD
- the LOC121087366 gene encoding acidic leucine-rich nuclear phosphoprotein 32 family member B isoform X2 → MEMKKRLTLELRNKKPSEVKELVLDNCRSDDGKIVGLSSDFENLEFLSMININLLSVSNLPKLNKLRKLELSDNRISGGLEVLAERTPNLTHLHLSGNKIKDINTLEPLKKLPNLHSLDLFNCEVTMLINYRESVFTLLPQLTYLDGFDADDQEAPDSDPEADGDGLEDEYENGEGEEEDDDDEEDDLDEEVIDDEEDEDDDLEGEEEEDGVDDEEEDEEEDGEDDEEDEADDDLPRGEKRKRNLEDEGEEDPEDEEDDEDD